In Cervus elaphus chromosome 5, mCerEla1.1, whole genome shotgun sequence, the following proteins share a genomic window:
- the ALDH3A2 gene encoding aldehyde dehydrogenase family 3 member A2 isoform X2: MQAAAKHLTPVTLELGGKSPCYVDRDCDLDVACRRIAWGKFMNCGQTCIAPDYVLCEPSLQDLIVRKVQEAVKEFYGENIKESPDYERIVNLRHFKRIQCLLEGQKIAFGGEMDEATRYIAPTILTDVDPETKVMQEEIFGPILPIVPVKNADEAIQFINEREKPLAFYVFSHNSKLIKRMIEGTSSGGVTGNDVIMHFMLSSLPFGGVGSSGMGVYHGKHSFDTFSHQRPCLLKTLKREGANQLRYPPNSQSKVDWAKFFLLKRFNKGRLGLLLLTFLGVLAAVLIKAGYY; encoded by the exons ATGCAGGCTGCTGCCAAGCATCTGACCCCCGTGACCCTTGAACTGGGAGGGAAGAGCCCGTGCTATGTGGACCGAGACTGTGACTTGGACGTCGCCTGCCG ACGCATCGCGTGGGGCAAGTTCATGAACTGTGGTCAGACCTGCATCGCCCCTGACTACGTGCTCTGTGAGCCATCCCTCCAGGACCTGATCGTGCGGAAGGTGCAGGAGGCCGTGAAG GAATTTTatggagaaaatataaaagaatctcCCGACTATGAGAGGATCGTCAATCTTCGTCATTTTAAGAGGATACAGTGTCTGCTGGAAGGACAGAAGATAGCTTTCGGTGGGGAGATGGATGAGGCCACACGCTACATAG cCCCAACAATACTCACTGACGTGGATCCTGAGACCAAGGTGATGCAGGAAGAAATTTTTGGACCAATTCTTCCAATAGTGCCTGTGAAGAATGCAGATGAAGCCATACAGTTCATAAATGAACGCGAAAAGCCCCTGGCTTTCTACGTGTTTTCTCACAACAGTAAG CTCATCAAGCGGATGATCGAGGGGACATCCAGCGGCGGTGTCACGGGCAATGATGTCATCATGCACTTCATGCTCAGCTCTCTGCCCTTTGGAGGCGTCG GGTCCAGCGGGATGGGAGTGTATCACGGAAAACACAGTTTCGATACTTTTTCCCATCAACGTCCCTGTTTATTAAAAACTCTCAAGCGGGAAGGCGCGAACCAACTCCGGTACCCTCCCAACAGCCAGTCGAAGGTGGACTGGGCGAAATTTTTCTTGCTGAAGCGGTTCAACAAAGGGAGACTCGGCCTCCTGCTGCTCACTTTCCTGGGCGTCCTGGCCGCCGTGCTCATCAAG GCCGGATACTACTGA